In Metopolophium dirhodum isolate CAU chromosome 9, ASM1992520v1, whole genome shotgun sequence, the genomic window taataaatacctagttaaatataaaaaaaatattgaaaacaaacttacgcatttgtatcaattttttttcgcagGCTATATGGTAATGaaaccatacaaattaaaagAGGTAGGTAATAAGAAgatatttaaacttataaaaccaatttaatttttaaaaacaaagaatataatattttacctgcTAATTCGAGACTTGACAGATGATTTTGGGACCAAAGATTCTGTGCTAGCAGACATATCAAAACGTGCTCCTGTTTCATCAATAAGTGTAAGATGTGATTGTCGTACAAATATACCATGATTTTCTTCACACTAGTAAACAAAAAATGGATTAAATTAATCTTAATTTCTTAATACCCTATCATAGTCAAGTGACTATAAGTTATACAATTAGCATAAAACACTAACAGCCGTttttacaatgtccggttaaagttaaccgacactttaccaGCTGAATTCTGCCGGcaataaaatctgttataaaTCGGTTAGCGTTAATCGACACTTTACCGGAAATTGTAAGAACAGcacttaaactataataaaaaatatatataaattaaataataaattggactTTTACTTCAAAATAAGTTTTTGAGACGCCTTGGCGATTTTTGATCACACCATTATTTTTTCCTTTAGGTTCATCCAAAATAATGCCAACCCAAGTTCCTGTTTCAAAATGTGTCTGTCCAATAAAAGCTATTTTGCCTTGTAAATTTTTTCCAGTTAACTCAACTCTACATCCCAATTCCAATTTTGGCATTTTGACTCGGTTCTTGTTAAGCTATTTTTTCggagtaataatatttaatacttcaacctaaattatcaataatagatACACAATGAAGAACTATTATTTTGCACACAGTTTTGAACTACACAAAGTTATTTAAGTACGAGACAAAATTATCTAACATCAAACACTGTACAATATGTCATTAAGTAGCATGGGTAACTACTTACTATTTACTAATGCTTATTGCTTATTTGCTGAATGCTTAGTAAAACACTTTcacaaatagtaataattataacaacagTTAATATAAGCACATCAATTCGGGATTTACTAAAATGACGAaaacacttaaaatttaaatctctaGTCTTtactaaagtataatttatatgtatcttTTCTATGGTCTCTACGCCACTATGACATACAATTTCAGAACAGAATAacgaaacattattaatatttaattctatCAATTCTTCAGTAGTGACTAGTGAGTAGTccagtgttataaattatttatcattttatcagtaaaattaaattgataacactgataataatacgattatCATTGGTCTTCGAAACACAACATTTCcctctttaataataatattgttctatgataatatgatatcaattatcagatatattattcccagttggCAAATTTTGAAGCACTTATTATAGGCGATGAGTCcacaaattatatgaaaattatatgattattttcatataatctgtgatgAGTCTctgacatttttattgttacatatcaaatatcaattcaCATAGATAAATATGTGACATTTCTCTTCGCGTACGTATCTTAGTCAGAGACTTGTCACTATAATATGCAGGGCTTTAAATTATCTGGATATGGGCCcattcatattatatgatttaaggttaatacttaatacaataactGTGATCACAACTTGAAAGTATGATTGgatgtaaattgtaaaagttataagtattaatgatttatcagcatGTATCCTCTCCGTCTTACGAGTGGGTATCAATTTCAGCAGATCTTATTTAgcattgttagttttaatattagagtgattatttttattaaaaactaacgATGCTCGATGAAAAATTTGATATCTTTCACACCTGTAAGACACacttggagacaacacatgcatgTGTATAGCGtcttatttaaagtaaaatgttttattgattttattttagcttcataattgtaaaaatactaGGAAAATGCTGAGGTTTGGAGCAACTTTATAacgtattcaaataattttattttgaacttctTAAACCATGATCTGGACTCTGGAGGGTAAACCTTTTAATCTTCCAGTATccacaaatatttcaatttataatataaaaacccgGCTCCGCCACATACTCTGATTTGAATAGCCCTGCAGCCCAcctttaatttacatttaactattatataggtacagacagtatattattattgtgaaaaattaaacttgagtaaataaaatttttttttttataatttttattattttaaagaaatatttctatGGTGGTGTGGGGGCTTTCTTGGGTTACTTTCCATGTAATATCAGTTGGTGTTGACTACAGCCTTCCCCCGACATTTTAGCCCTAGTTGCCCAACTGCACACCAAATCAAATTTATGTTTAGCAGAACCAACCTGAGCAGGTTCTAAAACTCAAATCTCGTAACCTAAACTCCCTAaccgcaaattatttttaacaaaatagaaTTTgcttatgttaattatataatatttttaataaaaaaattaggtacttaagtaattagtgattatattttgtataacttaAAGGTTTAAAAACGAAATTATTTTAGCAAGAAGTAAATATGGatgaactattttaatttttttcgactaATAATGCTCAcccacttttatttttatttttttattgtatattgttatatttcaagtactaataattaagatatatattttataattttttttgtttgtctttGGATTtgtctaattatttataagaatttttaaattttaattatttaaacgctaataagtcataacttatataataattaaagtgtcATCAAGTAGCCAACGTACTAAGTAGCGATACATGTCATGTTCTTATCTTAATTgtttcactctaatattaaaagtacatagGATTGGTTCTGCTAATCGTACATTTAGTATGCCACACGTGAGTCAAAGATGGAaataaatagtgcgctgacatcccaaccggcaaccgATCTTTTTATTCTATCCCATAAGTCTAGAGATATTCTCGTATTCGACTATGTTCACAATAtcggttacaacttacaatatgTATCATTATGTATCATATAATTCTgtaatagtactataatatacacttatcaattatcataattaaaaaatatttaggcagGTAACATacatgtaggtattatagttattaattaataatattctaatagtaggtaatcatacaacattttttatttttaatcatctaatattatgattttcaacAACCATgtttaggtatacaaatattaaatacctacttaggtAACTTGTACATAATGGTAAACATGTTACATATCTGTACactcaatgtattattatacaaattattcattCCTAGAGATTGGCTGTAAACTTTCCCTGAAAAtaaagaatacaaattattataatattatattaaattaatattttgaggCAAAATGAGCAAGTAACATTTAGTCTAAGTAACTTTTTCTCTACGACAgtctatattgtaatatactattaattataaatattacctagtgtttataatcaatgaatataatgatatgcatataatataataacactaaattaatgacaatattatttaagctaACTACCTTTCATcaagcattataataatatattatcttttaattaATCAGTAATTATTTACTCTGAACTCATAATATCCATGTAAGAAATAGTAGGATGAGAAAACGAAGATAGAAATCTTTTGCCAGAATTCAAGTTTGTTCTGATCAGGCCATTATCCAATCCAACACCAGTAATTTTCAAtcctttatttaataatgaatttaatgaatttagctgttaataaaataagaattagATAAATTTACAATGTTAAACCTATgtgttaggtattttatatatttttttatgtttacatcattttataaaattttagtccatatagatttatatttgagtatatttaaaagtacctaGATGGAATTTTGTTTAATTCAGTTAGTTTATTtagcaaattataatatattactacaaaataaaatcctTTTACatcatactattttaaatttataaaaattacctcCGCCTTTTGTTGAATATTTTCTTGTCGAAGTGCATCAATTAGTTTATTGCTTTTAAATAATTGGTCTTGCAAaagtaaatttgatttattttcaatgtcTTTACTTATGAACTTATTCCCTACAGTTATTAACTCAGGCAGTTCTTTTTTATAGCtagaaaaaattaactattattaatttaaaacatttaatagtcATTCAATTGACAGTATAGGTAAATCATAAATGCAATTATCTGATATTGATATAGTACatgattttatattcaaaatattcaatgttaattttaattttggaatagtaagttaaatatgtatttatgttttagtGAAAATGTgaacttaaattgtttttatttttaactggaTGTCACTGTTATGGTAACTTATGGTTTCAATAAtccaataaattgattttaccaATGGTACTAAGTACCTACTGTGATTACGCAGTGAATTTGAACCATTCAAAGTAGCCAATAAGTGTTAGAAAAGTGACAGGTGGGCTATAAGGAAATGCTGAATGGAGTTGTTCTATAATATGCTACATCAGAATTaagataatagtttaaaatttgtaaaagcATTGAAATACTTAAACCACGGTTTTGAATTAACTAGGCACcactgataaaaattaatacttatataaaacaaagtacagacaataaaaaatacaaaataatattttacttgtaatttttatcatttttaatgtcTTCGGTAGATATCTGATGAATTTTAGCATTGTTTAATATATCACTCAGTTGTTTTTGATTATCACTTgcattagattttaaaatatcaaaactcaAATCTTCTAAATGCTTGCAACAATAGTTCCCACCATTCATTATAATCAATTCATCTAAAAGgtctaaacaataatttaaattaaacttaatcaaaattattcattgtGAATAATTTGTACAGTACCTCGATTCTTGGATCTTAATATTTCTAATTCTTTATAAAGTTCCTCTAACATTTGGTTGTGATTCATTTTCATTCGATTGATATCTCTTTCATACTGAGCAACCAATATTAATggatcaattttatttaataattctgtTTGTTCAATTGAAGTTTTAaggttctaaaataatatattcatattacaaataatttttttttttttttaatatttatttttgtgtttaccttaattattttactactagTTGAACGAGCTGGCCTATTGATTGGTGGTAATTCTTCTTTAAATCTTGGTaagtatttagttattttaaattccatAGTGTTGTAATAGTTCTACATATTGTAAAGTTTATTTTTGAGTgcaatagatataatttataatacatttaaaaactaaagaAGGGGTGATATGAGTTATTGATTATTTTCTACCACTACTAAAGTTTATTTCTAAGGTAACAACATAACACGTGGAGGGGGTCAAGGTACCATAAAACAGAAATTTAAAGAttcattattgaatatatatatatttactatttttttttactggtgagtaacaaaattgataaaatacaatttaacttaaatttatttaggacataatatatacactaatCACATAATtagaagtaaaaattataaaaataataattattagttataaaagtttaaattattttttaaaaataaaagatgatAACTTTGAAACTCCTTTGGGTTTTTTCGATTTGTTTGTTGAATTGATGTCTTCGGAACTGTCATTTAAATCAGATTTTCTTTTATTGTCACTCGAGGGCTCGTTTgtctaaaacaatttaaaattaaataaatataaaatatgttgaaacctcgtattaaaataaaatgtgtatataatgtaaAGTAATTTACTTGATCAAATGGCGAAAGAGTACCAATTGAAATATTAGCTTGtccactagttttttttttaaatggattaAAAGCTCGATCTATATCGTTGGACTCATTCATCAGTTCAAATTcttgtttcttttttataacCGTCAAAATACTTGATGATTCTACAACTtctaacaaacaaaattttttcaataattttcttgttgagattttttttttagtaatataccacataacttttatttaatttccataCATTATGGTTACCTATGTTCCAGGTAGTAATGGTCTAAATTGTTTCCCTAAGAGTAAATATGAAttcttattaaatgttttacaaaGCTTggtttataactaattttaggAATACAGTAATTGATCATGGGTTTTGAATTTGATAGACTGAACAGAGGTGAGTGAAGTGAGACCAGTACTGTTTATATTATCTGACAAATGAATCatcagattttaaaattaaaatgtatactattaataataaataaattcattagtaataataaatgatgaGGACTtctagttttttcatattttcctGGAAAGGTTGCAGAATAATATGAgtgatgtataaataataaatatgtttcacAAGTCGTAACACAAGAAGGTTatattaaagatttaatttttcatattttgtcgttattgcatataaatgcatatttgagTATATTAGATAAATCAACAGCATATAAATGTCAGATttggaaaatgttgatattaaatataataatataacataggttCATATAAAAacctgtataaaaatattattttccaaatctCTACGGTcaacttatataaaataatattaatgttgttgGTTAAGTCAGCAGTTCCCCAAGTGCGCACCGCAGTTGTCTTTACAGGGGTGTCGTGCTGACGTAAAATTTTATAtggtccaaaaataaaattgaaaacccGACGATGGAAACAATtacaattatgtaaataaaaatttataaattatgtctaTTTTCATATTacccattacatttttttctggtttttattaattttttttatttcttattattagtTATGCTATGACTTGGGAAAGGTGTCCTTagaaaatattagttaaaaagGGTGCTGTGAGCCAAACATGTTTGGGAACCGATGGGTTAGGTTATTCACTATCTGGCTGATAACATAGAGACACGTATAGGATAATAGGAAGTAAACTTTAGATGACTCTAATAATTTATCGCATACTGTTGGTTgattattgtacaaataatttttcaagtttttatcaattcatttaaattatatttttattcacataaacattataatttaggttccatattttatataatattccattttttaaggcatattatttgttttttaaatgcataatatgtaaataaaatattttgacgttTTTGAGTGTTAGAAGTTCTCAgcccttataataataaattaataataactaataaaattaaaatcttaccTTTATTATTGTCTTCCTTATCATTTGGACTgtatttttcagaaaataaatCTTGCGATTGTTCTGAagtatagtttgtatttttgctagaaaatttgaaattctttactttataactatattaaatatgttatacacaACAAGCATGCACCTCACCACCTTTTTTCatctaattaaatttatcaaaattcttctttttggaatttttaaatatacttaaagaccatattttcaaactcCTAAGATTTGTTGTACCAACTACTTAAAAAGTATCCTATGGCGATACaatattcagtttttaaatgagaaccccccccccctttcctgtaaattatttagtggataattttttaaaaatgttgatatacctaattcaaaattaaaactagtaatttttcagttattagaATGTTTATGCTCAGAATAATAGTGCTTAAAAATGGtcctacaaaaatataaaatagatgcaTTATTAGATctagtgtttattatatttggaccattctgataaattataaattttggtagattaatattaaagaCTAAAATGTATAACCTCACCATTATAGCCCCATATCTCCCAAACTCATTATTATagacctattatccttagtacaataaatttaaaaattcaaaaactaatcgttcaaattttgattttgatacgtcaatattttctgaaaaattatccaccaaataatttacagtagaaaaagaGGTTCTCATTCGAAAATAGTACAGTTTTCTATAGGATActtcttaagtagtacaaaaaatctcaagaatacGAAGAACTGTCTTAATAAagaaaaagggggggggggacatgCCATAGTCTTTTTTATGACAAGCaacatagttattaaatattttatgtaagcaattataaagattaaaaaaaaaatcaatcctACTGTTTAAATAgttgtattacaataaataacaatttatttattaatacggcTTGGATTTGAAGACAAAagctttgttttttaataataatagaaaaataatttttgtataaaaatgtattaaatttaatatctaagataataaatgaatattctATTTTCTTTGTCTTTTTTACTCATAAATACCTCTGTGGTTTATTTTTGATTGATCTGATAGCTCTAAATACCACATACATATTAACGGTACAAATCATGTGAATATTCAAGTATGATAAACATACGCATAATTTTGTGGAAAGATCATTCTCTATATACAAAAGTAAGTCCAAACCATCAAAGGTTTTCAAaagaaaatgtatgtaaatattgatataaattttacattatttaatatataaattattattgctatatatattgctatttaaaaattgctatttttatatcattgaaattgatttttcttttgcctttttttacattttcagtgacatttattgtttttaatgccTTCAAtccctatttattaatttttgtagaattatataactaaatttatgaaattgaatattcattaaaataattggtattatttgtttatttatattcatatttgaaCTGTTATAAAAATAGCTCCTCATAacaatacaactattataattatataataaaaataatgatcaaaTTGTACAACTTACTTATATGAAGTTGATGGACCATCAAATAATTCTGAATATGTTACTGGTTTTGGTTCATCATCTACTTTTGCTTCATTTTCTataattgttgtaatttttGTTGCTAAACTACTATTCCCAACTCGCATTGTATATTTGAGggctaaatttaaatattgctcAGATCTTATAAGTTTACATAGATCTAATGCTCTCATATCATGACCACTCTTACATGCCAtctaaataaaacaatcaaGAGTTGAATGAATTAACTTTGTTA contains:
- the LOC132952536 gene encoding uncharacterized protein LOC132952536, with product MEFKITKYLPRFKEELPPINRPARSTSSKIIKNLKTSIEQTELLNKIDPLILVAQYERDINRMKMNHNQMLEELYKELEILRSKNRDLLDELIIMNGGNYCCKHLEDLSFDILKSNASDNQKQLSDILNNAKIHQISTEDIKNDKNYNYKKELPELITVGNKFISKDIENKSNLLLQDQLFKSNKLIDALRQENIQQKAELNSLNSLLNKGLKITGVGLDNGLIRTNLNSGKRFLSSFSHPTISYMDIMSSEESLQPISRNE